The Miscanthus floridulus cultivar M001 chromosome 17, ASM1932011v1, whole genome shotgun sequence genome has a window encoding:
- the LOC136516127 gene encoding auxilin-related protein 2-like, which yields MEIPANQALPTQSENALDDLVEKIDNFSISDPTRTRKQFNQFETKKGLLKEYTRKNKTKGDWRKKELAEEKERRKLEREREFTEEKERRKLEKEREIAEEKERRKLEKERELAEEKERRKLEEAEKERERKKDRLAVERATREAHERAFAEAREKAEKMALERITAARQLASAEAREKEERASVETASERAREARIKAERAAVERATAEARERAIEKAKAEKALAEDIRQESQFQRATSSNFIRNPDSGNRGSFVTHRAQ from the exons ATGGAGATTCCAGCGAATCAAGCCCTTCCAACTCAATCTGAGAATGCATTGGACGATCTCGTCGAGAAAATTGACAATTTTTCGATTTCCGACCCTACTCGAACTCGGAAACAGTTCAACCAATTCGA GACAAAGAAGGGTCTTCTCAAAGAGTACACGAGAAAAAATAAAACGAAAGGAGATTGGAGAAAGAAAGAACTTGCCGAAGAGAAGGAAAGAAGGAAattggagagagaaagagaatttACCGAAGAGAAGGAAAGAAGGAAAttggagaaagaaagagaaattGCCGAAGAGAAGGAAAGAAGGAAATTGGAGAAAGAAAGAGAACTTGCCGAAGAGAAGGAAAGAAGAAAATTGGAAGAGGCAGAAAAGGAGAGGGAGCGTAAAAAGGATAGACTTGCTGTTGAAAGGGCGACAAGAGAAGCACACGAGAGAGCATTTGCTGAAGCTCGTGAAAAGGCAGAAAAGATGGCTTTGGAAAGAATTACTGCTGCACGGCAACTGGCATCTGCAGAGGCCCGAGAGAAAGAAGAGAGAGCAAGTGTTGAAACTGCTTCTGAAAGGGCTAGAGAAGCTAGGATAAAAGCAGAACGTGCGGCAGTTGAGCGAGCAACTGCTGAAGCTCGGGAGCGGGCAATAGAAAAGGCAAAGGCTGAGAAGGCTCTCGCAGAG GATATTCGACAGGAGTCACAATTTCAGAGGGCAACTTCTAGTAATTTCATTCGAAACCCAGATTCCGGCAACAGAG GTTCCTTTGTAACACACCGCGCGCAGTAA
- the LOC136516129 gene encoding LOW QUALITY PROTEIN: auxilin-related protein 1-like (The sequence of the model RefSeq protein was modified relative to this genomic sequence to represent the inferred CDS: substituted 2 bases at 2 genomic stop codons): MLVEVESALRHKARLERHQRTAERVTKALAEKNMRDLLAQTEQAEKHRLSEFLDPEIKRWSNGKEGNLRALLSTLQYILGADSGWQPVPFTDLITAVAVNKAYRKATLCVHPDKLQXRGATIRXKYIYEKVFDLLKDAWNKFTSEER, translated from the exons ATGT TGGTTGAGGTTGAGTCCGCTTTAAGACATAAAGCAAGATTAGAGAGGCATCAACGCACAGCTGAGCGTGTG ACAAAAGCACTTGCTGAAAAGAACATGCGGGACCTGCTAGCTCAAACAGAGCAAGCAGAGAAACAT AGGCTATCTGAATTCCTGGATCCTGAGATCAAGAGATGGTCAAATGGAAAGGAAGGAAATCTGAGGGCCTTGCTATCCACATTGCAATAC ATTCTTGGTGCTGATAGTGGCTGGCAACCAGTGCCGTTTACAGATCTCATTACAGCTGTTGCTGTGAATAAAGCTTACAGGAAGGCAACCCTTTGTGTCCATCCAGATAAATTACAGTAAAGGGGTGCTACAATCAGATAGAAATACATCTATGAGAAGGTTTTTGATCTTCTTAAG GATGCTTGGAACAAGTTCACATCAGAGGAGCGCTAG